The following are from one region of the Juglans regia cultivar Chandler chromosome 10, Walnut 2.0, whole genome shotgun sequence genome:
- the LOC108983840 gene encoding serine/threonine-protein kinase SAPK7-like gives MEKYELMKDLGAGNFGVARLLRHKETKELVAMKYIERGRKIDENVAREIINHRSLRHPNIIRFKEVVLTPTHLAIVMEYAAGGELFERICNAGRFSEDEARYFFQQLISGVNYCHSMQICHRDLKLENTLLDGSPAPRLKVCDFGYSKSSLLHSRPKSTVGTPAYIAPEVLSRREYDGKLADVWSCGVTLYVMLVGAYPFEDQDDPRNFRKTIQKIMAVQYKIPDYVHISQDCRHLLSRIFVASPSRRITIKEIKNHPWFLKNLPRELTESAQAIYYQRDNPSFSLQSVDEIMKIVGEARNPPPSSKPIRAFSWGAEDKEEEGNEDIDAEVEEEEGEEDEYDKRVKEVHASGEFQIS, from the exons ATGGAAAAGTACGAGTTGATGAAGGATTTGGGAGCTGGAAATTTCGGGGTGGCAAGACTCTTGAGGCACAAGGAGACCAAGGAACTCGTCGCCATGAAATACATCGAGCGTGGCCGCAAG ATTGATGAGAATGTGGCGAGAGAAATTATCAACCACAGATCGCTCCGGCACCCCAACATAATCCGTTTCAAGGAG GTGGTTTTGACACCCACGCATTTGGCGATTGTGATGGAATATGCGGCCGGCGGAGAGCTCTTCGAACGCATCTGCAATGCCGGTAGATTTAGTGAAGATGAG GCTAGGTATTTCTTTCAGCAGCTGATCTCTGGTGTCAATTATTGTCATTCCATG CAAATATGCCATAGAGATTTGAAGCTGGAAAACACACTTTTAGATGGAAGCCCTGCGCCACGGCTAAAAGTTTGTGACTTTGGTTATTCTAag TCATCCCTACTGCATTCAAGACCCAAATCTACGGTTGGAACTCCAGCATACATTGCACCAGAAGTTCTTTCTCGGAGAGAGTATGATGGCAAG ttggcAGACGTATGGTCTTGTGGAGTAACTCTCTATGTCATGCTGGTGGGAGCATATCCTTTTGAAGACCAAGATGACCCCAGGAATTTTAGAAAAACAATTCAA AAAATAATGGCTGTTCAGTACAAAATCCCCGACTATGTTCACATATCTCAAGATTGCAGGCACCTACTCTCTCGGATATTTGTTGCAAGTCCATCCAGG AGAATTACAATTAAAGAAATCAAGAACCATCCATGGTTTTTAAAGAATTTGCCAAGGGAGCTAACAGAGTCTGCTCAAGCTATCTATTACCAGAGAGACAATCCAAGCTTCTCTCTTCAAAGTGTGGATGAGATCATGAAAATTGTAGGAGAGGCAAGAAACCCACCTCCATCATCTAAGCCTATCAGGGCCTTTAGCTGGGGAGCagaagacaaagaagaagaaggtaacGAAGACATAGATGCGGAGGTGGAGGAAGAAGAGGGCGAAGAAGACGAGTATGACAAGAGGGTCAAAGAGGTTCATGCAAGTGGAGAGTTTCAAATCAGCTAA